In Trueperaceae bacterium, the sequence GTATCCCGCCACTCGAGACGATCGTTCGGGAAGACGTCCGTGTTGTCCCCCACGCCGTCCCCATCCGTGTCCCGCGATTCGGTTGGGTCGCGAGGGAACGCATCGTACGTATTGGGGACGCCGTCCCCGTCCATGTCCAGGTCGTCCTCGTCGGGAATACCGTCCCCATCGATGTCCCCCGACCGACTCGGGTCGTTCGGGAACGCATCGGCGTTATCCCCCACGCCGTCCCCATCCGAATCCACCCACTCACTCGCGTCGAGGGGGAACGCATCCGTGGTGTTCGGGACGCCGTCCCCATCCACGTCCGGATCCTGGTTGTCACCCACGCCATCCCCGTCCGTATCCCGAGCCTCTCGCGGGTCGTTCGGGAAGGCATCCCGCTCATCAGGCACGCCGTCCCCGTCCGTATCGAGCGACACGCGCGCATCCCCCGGACCGACGTCCCGATCGTTCGGGACGCCGTCCCCATCGACGTCCGGATCGCGGTTGTCCCCAATGCCGTCCCCATCGGTATCCCGCCACTCGTTCGCATCGTTCGGGAAGACGTCCCGGTTGTCCCCCACGCCATCCCCATCACTGTCCATCGACTCGTTCGGATCCAACGGGAACGCATCCCGCGCGTCCGGCACGCCGTCCCCGTCCGCATCGACGTCCACGTGGTTGGGGACGCCGTCCCCGTCGACGTCCGGATCGAACGCATCGGGAATCCCGTCCCCGTCCGTATCGCGCGAGACGTCCCCCCGACCCGGGTACGCATCCCCCACCCCGTTCGGGTCGCTATCCGCATCGTTCGGGATGCCATCCCCGTCCATGTCCGGATCCTCGTCGTTGGGAATGCCGTCACCGTCCATGTCCTCATCCCGCGAGTTCGGAATGCCGTCCCCATCATCGTCCGCCACCGCGCCCGGGTCGTTCGGGAACGCATCCCGCTCATCCGGCACGCCGTCCCCATCACTGTCC encodes:
- a CDS encoding thrombospondin type 3 repeat-containing protein; the protein is MDGDGIPNDEDPDMDGDGIPNDADSDPNGVGDAYPGRGDVSRDTDGDGIPDAFDPDVDGDGVPNHVDVDADGDGVPDARDAFPLDPNESMDSDGDGVGDNRDVFPNDANEWRDTDGDGIGDNRDPDVDGDGVPNDRDVGPGDARVSLDTDGDGVPDERDAFPNDPREARDTDGDGVGDNQDPDVDGDGVPNTTDAFPLDASEWVDSDGDGVGDNADAFPNDPSRSGDIDGDGIPDEDDLDMDGDGVPNTYDAFPRDPTESRDTDGDGVGDNTDVFPNDRLEWRDTDGDGMGDNSDPDVDGDGRANDVDPDPTRFESRVELRFAGDPVSVGDVTTFTLEAVPDVISTSDVRTRAARGVPSGDVLVYFGSSVQRDTLARDGSFVWEGTLPPGAYDVRAVYVGNDVYARSQSVPTRMEVLGPTSFLEDVEGDVRTLLREGTRDGLTRTLRAWRASVQDAHDHLHTP